The Burkholderia lata genome contains a region encoding:
- the glpD gene encoding glycerol-3-phosphate dehydrogenase — translation MTQPNRYDLLVVGGGINGAGIARDAAGRGLSVMLCEQDDLASHTSSSSTKLIHGGLRYLEYNEFGLVRKALQERETLLRAAPHIMWPLRFVMPHMPNLRPAWLIRIGLFLYDHLAKRELLPGSRGIDMRRHAAGAPLIDSIKRGFVYSDGWVDDARLVVLNAMDAKERGAEILTRTKLVSAERRGDEWEARLQHADGSIRVVHARAIANAAGPWVGEVLKGALGRGAHHSVRLVKGSHIITRRLFDHDHAYIFQNPDKRIIFAIPYEHDFTLIGTTDVEYTNDPAKVAIDRDETQYLCDSINRYFKRKISPADVHWTYSGVRPLLEDENAANASAVTRDYRLELDDGAGAPLLSVFGGKITTFRKLAEEAGDMLCSVLGRDAKTWTAGVALPGGDIANAKFDAFADTFAKRHAWLPAALARRYARAYGTRAERVIDGAKSLAELGTEVAPGIYDAELRYLRDAEWATRAQDVLWRRSKLGLHVAPGTLDAVTAAVDAWFAAAHAPQA, via the coding sequence GTGACCCAACCGAATCGCTACGATCTGCTCGTCGTCGGCGGCGGCATCAACGGCGCGGGCATCGCGCGCGATGCGGCCGGCCGCGGCCTGTCGGTCATGCTCTGCGAGCAGGACGATCTCGCGTCGCACACGTCGTCGTCCAGCACGAAGCTGATTCACGGCGGCCTGCGTTACCTCGAGTACAACGAGTTCGGGCTCGTGCGCAAGGCGCTGCAGGAGCGCGAAACGCTGCTGCGCGCGGCGCCGCACATCATGTGGCCGCTGCGCTTTGTCATGCCGCACATGCCGAACCTGCGTCCGGCCTGGCTGATCCGCATCGGCCTGTTCCTTTACGATCACCTCGCAAAACGCGAGCTGCTGCCCGGCTCGCGCGGCATCGACATGCGCCGCCATGCGGCCGGCGCGCCGCTGATCGATTCGATCAAGCGCGGCTTCGTGTATTCGGACGGCTGGGTCGACGACGCGCGCCTCGTCGTGCTGAACGCGATGGATGCGAAGGAGCGCGGCGCGGAGATCCTGACGCGCACGAAGCTGGTGTCCGCCGAACGCCGCGGCGACGAATGGGAAGCGCGGCTGCAGCACGCCGACGGTTCGATCCGCGTCGTGCATGCGCGCGCGATCGCGAACGCGGCCGGCCCGTGGGTCGGCGAAGTGCTGAAAGGCGCGCTCGGCCGCGGTGCGCACCACAGCGTGCGGCTCGTGAAGGGCAGCCACATCATCACGCGCCGCCTGTTCGATCACGACCACGCGTACATCTTCCAGAACCCGGACAAGCGGATCATCTTCGCGATTCCGTACGAACACGATTTCACGCTGATCGGCACGACCGACGTCGAATACACGAACGATCCCGCGAAGGTCGCGATCGATCGCGACGAGACACAGTACCTGTGCGATTCGATTAACCGCTACTTCAAGCGCAAGATCTCGCCGGCCGACGTGCACTGGACCTACTCGGGCGTGCGCCCGCTGCTGGAAGACGAAAACGCCGCGAACGCATCGGCCGTCACGCGCGACTACCGCCTCGAGCTGGACGACGGCGCGGGCGCCCCGCTGCTGTCGGTGTTCGGCGGCAAGATCACGACGTTCCGCAAGCTCGCGGAAGAAGCCGGCGACATGCTGTGCAGCGTGCTCGGCCGCGACGCGAAAACCTGGACGGCCGGCGTCGCGCTGCCGGGCGGCGACATCGCGAACGCGAAGTTCGACGCATTCGCCGATACGTTCGCCAAACGCCATGCGTGGCTGCCCGCTGCGCTCGCCCGCCGCTATGCACGTGCCTACGGCACGCGCGCGGAGCGCGTGATCGACGGCGCGAAGTCGCTCGCCGAGCTCGGCACCGAAGTCGCACCGGGCATCTACGACGCCGAACTGCGCTACCTGCGCGACGCCGAATGGGCGACCCGCGCGCAGGACGTGCTGTGGCGCCGCTCGAAGCTCGGCCTGCACGTGGCACCCGGCACACTCGACGCGGTGACCGCCGCGGTCGATGCGTGGTTCGCCGCCGCGCACGCGCCGCAGGCCTGA